The Longimicrobium sp. genome window below encodes:
- a CDS encoding ATPase, T2SS/T4P/T4SS family — translation MTTADPATFPHAQDRVAEALHALGIVTPEQIQAAGSARDADAGARGGILFHLLDAAAVSPAQARAALESEFGMPPMDLARELPDRRIVGLVPPALARELGVAPVTQVGHTLQLAMRDPFDTDALARLRGHTGLDVQPVLADERSLWDFIQRCYPGGEALARTAGRAIEAVMEDEESLSARRSDAVEQRVREAAVPAYVREVLRDGVRRRASDVHFEVYEDHTRVRYRIDGKLVEARRETDPRVAGHIAGHIKYLAEMRSASDRMPQDGALTLQVDGREVPFRVGSLPTVHGEKLVLRVLDFSDVPTDLGQLGIEGRERALLERAMRAKKGLVLVTGPTNSGKSTTLAAVLTALNRPDTNIYTVEDPVERKLPGIQQVQVLPHDDPKLDRSYAVMLRAFLRQDPDVIMVGEVRDQETARMALSAALTGKLVLSTIHTNDAPSTVTRLLDMGMDRYVIAAATRAIVAQRLLRRVCARCAESYVPEAGELVAAGFDPPAVARREFRRGTGVTNSGAPCEGCQGRGYRGRIGVFEVLEITEPIRRAIADGRTQADILAIARADGMRTLQDAAQLHALDGATSLAEVIEETSN, via the coding sequence ATGACGACGGCTGACCCCGCGACCTTCCCGCACGCGCAGGATCGAGTCGCCGAAGCACTGCACGCTCTGGGCATCGTGACGCCGGAACAGATCCAGGCCGCAGGGTCGGCGAGGGACGCCGACGCCGGCGCCCGCGGCGGGATCCTCTTCCACCTCCTCGACGCGGCCGCGGTGTCCCCGGCGCAGGCCCGCGCCGCGCTGGAGAGCGAATTCGGCATGCCCCCCATGGATCTCGCCCGCGAACTCCCCGATCGGCGGATCGTTGGGCTGGTGCCGCCCGCCCTGGCTCGTGAGCTCGGCGTCGCGCCGGTCACTCAGGTCGGGCATACGCTCCAGCTCGCCATGCGGGATCCCTTCGACACGGACGCCCTGGCGCGGCTCCGCGGCCACACCGGCCTCGACGTCCAGCCGGTCCTCGCGGACGAGCGCTCGCTGTGGGACTTCATCCAGCGATGCTATCCGGGCGGGGAGGCACTGGCGCGGACTGCAGGGCGGGCGATCGAGGCGGTGATGGAGGACGAGGAGAGCTTGTCGGCGCGTCGGAGCGATGCGGTCGAGCAGCGCGTCCGCGAGGCCGCGGTTCCGGCGTACGTCCGTGAAGTGCTCCGGGACGGTGTCCGGCGCCGCGCTTCAGACGTGCACTTCGAGGTCTACGAGGACCACACCCGCGTCCGCTACCGCATCGACGGGAAGCTCGTTGAAGCACGCCGGGAAACCGATCCGCGCGTTGCCGGACATATCGCTGGCCATATCAAGTACCTGGCCGAGATGCGCTCCGCGAGCGACCGCATGCCCCAGGACGGCGCGCTCACGCTGCAGGTCGACGGGCGTGAGGTGCCCTTCCGGGTGGGCAGCCTGCCGACCGTCCACGGGGAGAAGCTCGTGCTCCGCGTGCTGGACTTCAGTGACGTTCCGACGGATCTCGGCCAGCTCGGGATCGAAGGCAGGGAGCGGGCGCTTCTGGAGCGCGCGATGCGCGCGAAGAAGGGGCTGGTGCTGGTGACGGGGCCGACGAACAGCGGAAAGTCCACCACCCTGGCAGCCGTCCTGACCGCGCTGAACCGCCCGGACACGAACATCTACACGGTGGAAGACCCCGTCGAGCGCAAGCTTCCCGGGATTCAGCAGGTGCAGGTCCTCCCCCACGACGACCCGAAGCTGGATCGCAGCTACGCGGTGATGCTCCGCGCGTTTCTGCGCCAGGATCCCGACGTCATCATGGTCGGCGAGGTCCGCGATCAAGAGACCGCGCGGATGGCGCTTTCGGCCGCACTCACCGGCAAGCTCGTCCTCTCGACCATCCACACGAACGACGCCCCATCCACCGTCACGCGTCTCCTCGACATGGGGATGGACAGGTACGTGATCGCGGCGGCGACGCGAGCCATCGTCGCTCAGCGCCTGCTGCGGCGCGTCTGCGCGCGCTGCGCGGAGTCGTACGTGCCCGAGGCCGGCGAGCTGGTCGCGGCCGGGTTCGACCCGCCTGCAGTGGCACGCCGCGAGTTCCGCCGGGGGACAGGAGTCACCAATTCCGGTGCTCCCTGCGAGGGCTGCCAGGGCCGCGGGTATCGCGGGCGCATCGGCGTCTTCGAGGTCCTGGAGATCACCGAGCCCATCCGGCGCGCGATCGCGGACGGGCGGACGCAGGCCGACATCCTCGCGATCGCCCGCGCGGACGGGATGCGTACGCTCCAGGACGCGGCGCAGCTCCACGCACTCGACGGCGCGACATCACTCGCCGAAGTCATCGAGGAAACGTCCAACTAA
- a CDS encoding type II secretion system F family protein, giving the protein MSFSYDTTIPGSAAGRSTAPPDGEGRNVFRVRRWVAHLRGPAPGKELPDFTRQLATLLKAGSNAPEALETLVPDIESPALRDAVEALELATKRGLPLNKAMRAHPRIFDRVYTEIIAAGEHAGTLERMLDPLATGLVTAEKIRSKVARAMIQPMFTLGATFMGGWYMIQTVVPTFAGIYEREGVELPIVTRVLIALGNVASAAGDGAFFAAGIGLLLLPKILSLPAVRDVKDRLLLRIPIIGPLQKLSSVSRFMRFFAMLLSTKSIHEAEAIQLAAQTAPNSAVAARLSAAAQDVAAGTKKVSGALERTGVIPRIYIQILRTGEKTGEVPELAAYAAERLEEKVMSQVEKAQEALIPLVMFIVIGMVALMMIGLYGPMAGLYKVLLH; this is encoded by the coding sequence ATGAGCTTTTCGTACGATACCACGATTCCCGGGTCGGCGGCCGGGAGAAGCACGGCTCCGCCGGATGGCGAGGGACGGAACGTTTTCCGTGTCCGGCGTTGGGTCGCCCACCTTCGCGGCCCGGCCCCCGGCAAGGAGCTGCCCGATTTCACGCGCCAGCTGGCGACGCTGCTGAAGGCAGGCAGCAATGCGCCCGAGGCACTCGAAACGCTCGTCCCCGACATCGAGTCCCCCGCCCTCCGCGACGCGGTGGAGGCGCTTGAACTCGCGACCAAGCGCGGACTGCCGCTCAACAAGGCGATGCGCGCACACCCGCGCATCTTCGATCGCGTCTACACCGAGATCATCGCCGCGGGGGAGCACGCGGGCACCCTGGAGCGCATGCTCGACCCGCTCGCCACGGGTCTCGTCACGGCCGAGAAGATCCGCAGCAAGGTAGCCCGCGCGATGATCCAGCCGATGTTCACGCTCGGGGCGACGTTCATGGGTGGCTGGTACATGATCCAGACGGTGGTGCCCACGTTCGCCGGCATCTACGAGCGGGAGGGGGTTGAGCTGCCGATCGTGACCCGGGTGCTGATTGCGCTGGGCAACGTGGCATCGGCGGCGGGGGACGGAGCGTTCTTCGCAGCGGGGATCGGCCTCCTCCTTCTGCCGAAGATACTCTCCCTGCCGGCGGTCCGTGACGTGAAGGACCGCCTCCTCCTCCGTATTCCCATCATCGGCCCCCTGCAGAAGCTCAGCTCGGTTTCGCGCTTCATGCGCTTTTTCGCGATGCTCCTCTCCACCAAGTCGATCCACGAAGCTGAGGCGATCCAGCTTGCCGCGCAGACCGCTCCCAACAGCGCCGTCGCCGCACGGCTCTCGGCGGCCGCCCAGGATGTGGCGGCGGGAACCAAGAAGGTGTCCGGCGCACTGGAGAGGACCGGCGTGATCCCGCGGATCTACATCCAGATCCTGCGGACGGGCGAGAAGACCGGTGAGGTTCCGGAGCTGGCTGCGTACGCGGCCGAGCGGCTGGAGGAGAAGGTGATGTCGCAGGTCGAGAAGGCGCAGGAAGCGCTCATCCCGCTAGTCATGTTCATCGTGATCGGTATGGTGGCTTTGATGATGATCGGGCTGTACGGGCCGATGGCGGGTTTGTACAAGGTCCTGCTACACTAG
- a CDS encoding competence protein CoiA family protein, whose protein sequence is MHRFHAKDPSPAVQNAVHPEWVFTLRPDSGELIPSAADLRHRFRRDGKHLLPDLDGPEGRIYELEPVSRWVGVPPAARPEAFCPVCCARVVTKCGEVLRPHYAHSSDTSSCPAGAPESALHLNTKLLIAEALRNAGRLRIRKVCAGAPRRGRTSHCDIPETMDWLHGWDDVLVEYDLPSVRADVILLRQGCPIGAIEVYVTHEVDHAKIETLRTLGVPWVEVRARDVIPEPGTGLPWVAGAPLLVRRTDREAPLPWRCPFHRAEWERMRRQDEAKGTPWRGRAVRLSGWTQGDPYYGGGTRWDSRLVPVLAMRSTGTWPADVWLADATSQEVLSPRVWCDDEEAAKAAVDYALRPENLLDAGSGVTMESPMDWAAPGGFLRPLEEVRYPGRLRPERPGELPRTAPNTSDLRWPYDAAAHEDAVFHPIHGCDADWCDLPTEDWPVRFHSIRGQLWLTTSRSGDEIVVDAFTESLLGWVKVARHEAPAVDAPGETDWSAVLTGMHDVLQDRGGDDLLIYLQGPHSLREAFDYAAEPYMPASRLFGRPTLRQEITSSPSRGEILAELDRGIARLTAWDMLDGAWKVTRRDGYSERAGDWIDRVIDHNPGYSEYGIAFAVPPSADDVTGRLLELERDQRMPRHPYWLCSIDEAERMRERVGVGYTCPVARVADGTLQVMVQNGMQVPLAEFVRSVCEYPKDLVDQKPLRPDAYRFPPGRQRVDVFPSWFLENVGKDVSVLLVGRSANTPMSLPVKRIEALHRLPDATVWAECQIARAGEMPPAEQGPTLFAPSGYSRALVCLSAGRRDERWDVPLVGHLAEGRAEWELTSVPELRGGLIDTCPVLERMRSAGRHTYLALNEYGTLEAVRGARTIKISDAGWCAADVIRNPPAATPEVPGWDVRTGFRIYSRLKELAHWQVIFESDD, encoded by the coding sequence ATGCACCGTTTCCACGCGAAGGATCCGTCTCCGGCGGTGCAGAACGCCGTGCATCCCGAGTGGGTCTTCACCCTACGTCCGGACTCCGGAGAGCTGATCCCGTCGGCCGCGGACCTTCGCCACCGCTTCCGGCGAGACGGCAAGCACCTCCTTCCCGACCTGGACGGGCCGGAGGGCCGGATTTACGAACTTGAGCCCGTGAGCCGGTGGGTCGGCGTCCCACCCGCCGCACGCCCCGAGGCGTTCTGCCCCGTCTGCTGCGCGCGCGTGGTGACGAAATGCGGCGAGGTCCTCCGCCCCCACTACGCGCACTCCAGCGATACCTCCTCATGTCCCGCCGGGGCGCCCGAGAGCGCGCTCCACCTTAACACCAAGCTGCTGATCGCCGAGGCGCTCCGCAACGCCGGGCGGCTGCGGATCCGGAAGGTATGCGCGGGCGCCCCGCGGCGGGGGCGTACGAGCCACTGCGACATCCCGGAGACCATGGACTGGCTCCACGGCTGGGACGACGTCCTCGTCGAGTACGACCTGCCCTCTGTCCGAGCGGACGTGATCCTGCTGAGGCAGGGCTGTCCGATTGGTGCGATCGAGGTGTACGTCACGCACGAGGTAGATCACGCGAAGATTGAGACGTTGCGCACGCTCGGCGTACCGTGGGTTGAGGTCCGCGCTCGTGACGTGATTCCGGAACCGGGTACTGGTTTGCCGTGGGTAGCCGGAGCTCCGCTTCTCGTTCGGAGGACTGACCGTGAGGCGCCGTTGCCGTGGCGATGCCCGTTCCACCGCGCAGAGTGGGAGCGGATGCGCCGCCAGGATGAGGCAAAGGGGACACCGTGGCGCGGACGCGCGGTGCGGCTCTCGGGCTGGACCCAAGGCGATCCGTACTACGGAGGCGGGACCCGGTGGGACAGCCGACTTGTGCCGGTGCTCGCGATGCGGAGCACTGGAACTTGGCCGGCCGACGTCTGGCTTGCGGATGCGACCTCGCAGGAGGTGCTCTCACCTCGCGTATGGTGCGACGACGAGGAGGCTGCGAAGGCGGCCGTCGATTACGCTCTGCGTCCCGAGAATCTGCTGGATGCGGGGAGCGGGGTCACGATGGAGAGCCCGATGGACTGGGCGGCACCGGGCGGATTCCTCCGCCCTCTGGAGGAGGTCCGGTACCCAGGACGTCTGCGTCCGGAACGGCCGGGGGAGTTGCCCCGCACGGCGCCCAACACGTCCGATCTGCGCTGGCCGTACGACGCCGCTGCGCACGAGGACGCGGTGTTCCACCCGATCCACGGCTGTGATGCTGACTGGTGCGACCTGCCCACCGAAGACTGGCCGGTTCGCTTCCACAGCATCCGTGGTCAGTTGTGGCTCACGACCTCGCGCAGTGGGGACGAGATCGTAGTGGACGCCTTTACCGAGTCGCTCCTGGGCTGGGTCAAGGTCGCGAGGCACGAGGCGCCGGCAGTGGACGCGCCGGGAGAGACAGATTGGTCTGCCGTGCTCACTGGGATGCACGACGTGCTCCAGGACAGGGGCGGAGACGATCTCCTCATCTATCTCCAGGGGCCGCATTCGCTCCGTGAGGCGTTCGACTATGCGGCTGAGCCCTACATGCCTGCCTCGCGCCTGTTCGGCAGGCCGACTCTGCGGCAGGAGATCACGAGTTCGCCGTCACGGGGGGAAATCCTCGCCGAACTGGATCGGGGGATCGCACGGCTCACCGCGTGGGACATGCTGGACGGCGCGTGGAAGGTGACCCGCCGCGACGGCTATTCGGAGCGGGCGGGCGACTGGATCGACCGTGTGATCGATCACAACCCTGGCTACTCCGAGTACGGGATCGCTTTCGCCGTCCCGCCCTCCGCCGACGATGTGACGGGACGCCTGCTTGAGCTGGAGCGCGACCAGCGGATGCCGAGGCATCCCTACTGGCTGTGCAGCATCGACGAAGCGGAGCGCATGCGGGAGAGAGTAGGGGTGGGCTACACGTGCCCTGTGGCGCGTGTAGCGGACGGCACCCTGCAGGTCATGGTGCAGAACGGTATGCAGGTGCCGCTTGCCGAGTTCGTCCGCTCCGTGTGCGAGTATCCAAAGGATCTGGTGGACCAGAAACCATTGCGACCCGATGCATACCGCTTCCCGCCGGGGCGGCAGCGAGTGGATGTCTTCCCCTCATGGTTCCTCGAGAATGTGGGCAAAGACGTCTCTGTCCTGCTCGTCGGCCGGAGCGCAAACACACCCATGTCCCTGCCGGTGAAACGGATCGAGGCGCTTCATCGCCTACCCGATGCCACGGTGTGGGCGGAATGCCAAATCGCACGGGCAGGGGAGATGCCGCCTGCGGAGCAGGGCCCTACGCTGTTCGCCCCGTCGGGGTACAGCCGCGCGCTGGTCTGCCTGAGCGCAGGCCGGCGCGATGAGCGCTGGGACGTGCCGCTGGTGGGGCACTTGGCTGAGGGTCGTGCGGAGTGGGAACTCACCTCCGTCCCAGAGCTCCGCGGTGGCCTGATCGACACGTGTCCGGTGCTAGAGCGCATGAGGTCCGCAGGGCGACATACCTACTTGGCTTTGAACGAGTACGGAACATTGGAGGCGGTCCGCGGTGCCCGCACCATCAAGATAAGCGACGCCGGGTGGTGCGCGGCGGACGTCATCCGGAACCCGCCGGCCGCCACGCCGGAGGTGCCTGGTTGGGACGTGCGTACGGGCTTCAGAATCTACTCACGCCTCAAGGAACTCGCGCACTGGCAAGTGATCTTCGAGAGCGACGATTGA
- a CDS encoding RES family NAD+ phosphorylase, with amino-acid sequence MATFSSYRSYSNFAHAVKRRWRFSRDAEQADFLTAVLATSQSRLEVLQAGSLLFRAQLGCNWPETDEEEAEDPGPRPFPPSRMMPLRDRASEGRVNPRGIPYLYTATHAVTAGAEVRPWIGAYITIAQLKTARDLTLVNCTSDDRRDMIYFSEPPEAEREIEVWRDIDRAFARPVERDEYSAEYAPTQVIAEMFREHGLDGIAYRSSLGEGHNIAFFDLGAADVINYTVHEVRGIQFDVPEVGNRRYVRKHYPQLSVAAEPHSITDSG; translated from the coding sequence ATGGCCACCTTCTCCTCGTACCGCAGCTACTCAAACTTCGCGCACGCTGTGAAACGCCGCTGGAGGTTTAGCCGCGATGCCGAACAGGCGGACTTTCTGACAGCAGTTCTGGCCACGAGTCAGTCGCGTCTGGAAGTGCTGCAAGCGGGAAGCCTTCTTTTCCGTGCGCAACTCGGCTGCAACTGGCCTGAGACCGACGAAGAGGAAGCGGAAGATCCGGGCCCGCGTCCGTTTCCGCCCAGCCGGATGATGCCCCTCAGAGATCGGGCATCCGAAGGCCGGGTGAATCCGCGAGGGATACCCTATCTCTACACAGCGACGCATGCGGTAACGGCGGGTGCGGAAGTGCGGCCGTGGATCGGCGCGTATATCACGATCGCCCAATTGAAGACCGCTCGCGATCTCACCCTTGTGAACTGTACCTCTGATGACCGGAGGGACATGATCTACTTCTCGGAGCCACCGGAGGCCGAGCGTGAGATCGAGGTGTGGCGCGACATCGACCGCGCATTCGCACGGCCAGTCGAGCGCGACGAGTATTCGGCCGAGTACGCGCCCACCCAGGTCATCGCGGAGATGTTCCGGGAGCACGGTCTGGACGGGATCGCGTACCGAAGCTCGCTCGGAGAGGGGCACAACATCGCGTTCTTCGATCTAGGTGCCGCGGATGTGATCAACTATACAGTGCACGAGGTCCGCGGCATCCAGTTTGATGTGCCCGAGGTCGGAAATCGGCGTTACGTCAGAAAGCACTACCCACAATTGTCTGTCGCAGCCGAGCCTCATTCCATCACCGATAGTGGGTAG